The following is a genomic window from Calliphora vicina chromosome 5, idCalVici1.1, whole genome shotgun sequence.
aactcaccatataaagaaaaaacagcTTCTTTATTATGACTTGGTGTTCGGGTTAAAGTCGAAGCACTTTGATAATTTTCCTTTGCCTCACCCAACGACACAAACTGTGACCAATACTCAAAGGGgattttcaataaattcaacATTACCATATATTGTGTATAGACTTCAGTGAATATGGCATGTTGATCTGGATCTGGGGAGGAATAACCCACTATAGTTGGACCAAATACTCGAGCAATATTATCCAAAGGCATCAGCACTTCACGACAGTCAGCAATACGTTGAAAGTGTAGTATTAGAAAAGCCAAAGTATCACGATTGGTCTGTGGCATTGCATCGACTGCTTTATATAAATCTTTTTGTATATCTTGCTCGGACGGATTTTGAACAGCATTGCAGAAATCCTTCCACAGACTTGTTGGTATGAGAGGTTCACGTAGGGAACGCAAAAAGTCTTTAATGCAACCACACAGCACATGAATATCAATGTTGGCTAGGTGTGGAGGTGATTTGCCGCGTAAAAAGCGATCTTTCAATGCCTTGATTTCACGTTCAGAGCCAGAGACACGATAAATGCCCACCTCATTGAGTCCTCTAGATTCGATTTCATTGACACAGTGTACAATTAGGGCAGGTATAAGTGGCGCCACCGAGGGAGCATAATCAGTTATATAACCCATAAGACCTTTGAAAACTGGAGTACCCGTGGAGGGCATACACATGATCGTAAGCAAAGGCCGACAATCTGTATGACAGCGTACCGTGCAATCCCGGCAACGTAAACCAACCGAACCAAAACGTATTCTGTAAAGAgtgaagataaaaaaaattataaaaatgtttgttgtttttcttaatCTCTTTTTAAGCCTACTTCTTCTGACACTGTGTGCACATTTCAGCTCTTATAAATGTCTTACTAACAAAATTGTGTTGACGTTTCATTGTTCCCGCTGATCTCAAGTTGTGTTGGTTCATGGGTGAGTCCATATTGGCATTAGCCGGAGTCATTGGTGGAGCTGTGGCCTGTTTGTATGGTGATTTGCGAGGTGTTGAACAAGGACCCTCTCCTAAACACACTAAATCATCAGGTATATCTTGTTGGTGTACTATAACCGGTACAGTTTCTATGGTAGATTCTGCACGTATGGCACCATTACCATCTTGTGGTATGGTAACCTTGGTAGTAGCACAAATCCTTTCCGTTCCCAAATCGGTATCAATGGTATGTTTTTGAATGCCGGCATTGCTGCGTCTAGTCGAGCGTCTGCTAGTACGTGGATTATCCATAGGCGTGTTACTTGCAGCATTACTTAAGCGACTTCTTTTACTTCTGGGCAAGGTTCTGGCCGGACGTATATCTAGGAAATCATCTTCCGATTGGGTAATCGACAAATCTGACAAAAAACTACCCGTGGAATTTATGTCATTGCCATACTTTTCCTCTAAATGGGTATTTAAAGATTTAGATCTTCTCTTTCTGGGCAAGGTATTTAAAAAGGCCAACTTATCTTTGGtctcattttttaaattattctcaTGTTGCAATAGATCAGCAACGGCCACAATTTTCTTCTCCATTAGATCCCTTTCATGTTCGGCCTCTTTGCGAGCCTTACTTTCCATTTCCAGCAAACGTCGGGCGTGGAATAGTTTGGTTTCTAAATCCGCCATGGACTGCAAGGAAGCATCTAACTCACGCTGTATCCGCTGTGCTTCGTGGGCCCTAGCTAGGCACTCCAATTGCATTTTTTCTTGCAGCTGTAGAATTTTGAGAAATTCCTCTTCGGCAGAGCCATCTATTAAAACCTGAACACAGCGTCTCAAGTCATCAAACGTTGCCAAAGTGGATAACGTTGTGGTGGTCATTTTTTCTTGCTTTTGTAACAAATAACTTGATTTTTAATTGATGTCCATAAAGTTTCTCAAAATCTTtggcatttatttgtttttccaagtaatttaaacaaatttaatacaattttaatgtttctaaatgattttcttataaaattatattttgcgCGTGTTAAtcctgtttttttaaaaacgccgtttgaaaaaaggaaaattgtGTAGCAGCtgcgttgtttttgttttcttatagaacacagagttgtattttgCGATGCTATAAtatcagagttgtatttttatagcaTATACCGCCAGAATAAGCAGGGTTGCATTTCTAAGTACTGAGTAGCAGATTCAGAATGCACCGAAATTATAACCgaaatatattctttttttgacaattgaattaAATTCGCTAACAgcttcttataatttttaataacaattttttttttaaataaataattcaaaaagttgttttaattattaatttactcACTT
Proteins encoded in this region:
- the tum gene encoding rac GTPase-activating protein 1, with translation MTTTTLSTLATFDDLRRCVQVLIDGSAEEEFLKILQLQEKMQLECLARAHEAQRIQRELDASLQSMADLETKLFHARRLLEMESKARKEAEHERDLMEKKIVAVADLLQHENNLKNETKDKLAFLNTLPRKRRSKSLNTHLEEKYGNDINSTGSFLSDLSITQSEDDFLDIRPARTLPRSKRSRLSNAASNTPMDNPRTSRRSTRRSNAGIQKHTIDTDLGTERICATTKVTIPQDGNGAIRAESTIETVPVIVHQQDIPDDLVCLGEGPCSTPRKSPYKQATAPPMTPANANMDSPMNQHNLRSAGTMKRQHNFVSKTFIRAEMCTQCQKKIRFGSVGLRCRDCTVRCHTDCRPLLTIMCMPSTGTPVFKGLMGYITDYAPSVAPLIPALIVHCVNEIESRGLNEVGIYRVSGSEREIKALKDRFLRGKSPPHLANIDIHVLCGCIKDFLRSLREPLIPTSLWKDFCNAVQNPSEQDIQKDLYKAVDAMPQTNRDTLAFLILHFQRIADCREVLMPLDNIARVFGPTIVGYSSPDPDQHAIFTEVYTQYMVMLNLLKIPFEYWSQFVSLGEAKENYQSASTLTRTPSHNKEAVFSLYATPMKSTLKKRKFYD